In Malus sylvestris chromosome 16, drMalSylv7.2, whole genome shotgun sequence, the following are encoded in one genomic region:
- the LOC126608146 gene encoding mannosyl-oligosaccharide glucosidase GCS1-like produces MSGSERIARSRAKSHRDHAKDDDDFDGVDLRQAQPPKLMPPRRDSKTRNHHTSVGAFNSVSVKRTLGLGVFAFFVAMLLILDLLNRFPGPRVFTPITASSKLMESPHPQFFEGDEENSKESLYWGTYRPRVYLGIRARTRRSLIAGLMWIGMKDGRYLLRHVCQDSDELSIYSWKHRNDQNLGHQVIVDHDMNLATSFFQSKGEDSGYGGDWAVRVDVQQSRKPKGNEEFRTNADLFFYLADEDGNALALGGDTLGVHKNYFLASGLRTDVGSWQLHLKSLDDLEVHYFGLKMPRIHNLSDLVQEYIGPQVRKFGRVQLPDIADDSPNILIFQISARIPFKTDFAYISGTDLESSRVEQRVSGLTGPSLTSQLMAKQREFDTKFEKSFNLSNKVDQVTKFNKHAPPSFAKQVMSQARSFIQKKWEQTQRLVKDAQTGDTRTVIRSAATEYKQHLLNQSSKLWMDHYPEVQSVTEKAASAAAYWSAKYNHMVKNLTLMGYNISSFGSDR; encoded by the exons ATGTCAGGAAGTGAAAGAATTGCTCGAAGCAGAGCGAAATCCCACAGAGATCATGCCAAGGACGACGATGACTTCGACGGCGTTGATCTCCGTCAGGCACAGCCTCCCAAATTGATGCCACCGCGCAGAGATTCCAAAACCAGAAACCACCACACCTCAGTCGGAGCTTTCAACTCCGTCAGTGTCAAACGCACGCTAGGGCTTGGCGTGTTCGCCTTCTTCGTCGCCATGCTTTTGATCCTCGACCTCTTAAACCGTTTTCCAGGTCCTAGGGTTTTTACGCCCATCACTGCTTCCTCAAAGCTCATGGAATCCCCTCACCCTCAG TTTTTTGAAGGTGATGAGGAGAATAGCAAGGAGAGCTTGTATTGGGGAACATATCGCCCTCGCGTTTATCTCGGAATCCGTGCCAG GACGCGTCGATCTTTGATTGCCGGATTAATGTGGATTGGTATGAAGGACGGGCGATATTTGTTGCGCCATGTTTGCCAAGATTCTGATGAGCTGAGCATATATAGTTGGAAGCATCGTAATGACCAAAACTTGGGACATCAAGTCATTGTTGACCATGACATGAACTTGGCTACAAGTTTCTTCCAATCTAAGGGGGAAGACAGCGGCTATGGAGGAGATTGGGCAGTTCGAGTTGATGTGCAGCAAAGCCGAAA GCCTAAGGGGAATGAGGAATTTCGGACAAATGcggatctttttttttatttggctgATGAAGATGGAAATGCTCTAGCTTTAGGTGGAGATACATTGGGCGTTCATAAGAATTATTTCCTTGCATCTGGTTTACGTACAGATGTTGGAAGTTGGCAGCTACATTTAAAATCATTG GATGATTTGGAAGTTCATTATTTTGGTCTTAAGATGCCTCGTATTCACAATTTATCTGATCTTGTCCAGGAATATATTGGACCACAG GTAAGGAAGTTTGGTCGAGTGCAGCTACCTGACATAGCCGATGATTCTCCAAATATTCTAATTTTTCAG ATTTCTGCAAGGATACCGTTCAAGACtgattttgcatacatatccgGAACTGATTTGGAAAGTTCAAGAGTAGAACAACGTGTCAGCGGCCTCACAG GTCCCTCACTGACCAGTCAACTGAtggcaaaacaaagagaattcgACACAAAATTTGAGAAGAGCTTTAATCTGTCTAACAAG GTAGATCAAGTCACCAAGTTCAATAAGCATGCTCCTCCCAGTTTCGCTAAGCAGGTTATGAGCCAAGCTCGCAGTTTCATCCAGAAAAAATGGGAACAGACCCAAAGATTAGTAAAGGATGCTCAAACTGGGGACACACGCACGGTTATTCGTTCTGCAGCTACCGAATATAAGCAGCATCTCTTAAACCAATCTTCAAAGTTGTGGATGGACCACTACCCTGAAGTCCAGAGCGTGACAGAGAAGGCTGCTTCAGCAGCTGCGTACTGGTCCGCAAAATACAACCACATGGTAAAGAACTTGACCCTGATGGGTTATAACATATCAAGCTTTGGTTCCGATAGATGA
- the LOC126608145 gene encoding mannosyl-oligosaccharide glucosidase GCS1-like — MAGTGRSSRSRVSSSRDGIDGDAVPLRPTPNFRPQRGSRGRGRGRNQTSIGTFNVDLKVLLGLSAIAFFAVLYLIINLMTHAEQAQTPRVVTPFPAPKLMDLPQFQGEHKESLYWGTYRPNVYLGIRARTPRSLIAGLMWIGIKDGRYFMRHVCQDSDDLSKYGWAQHDGRSFGHQVIVDQDLNLGTSFLKSKGEDSGYGGDWAVQIDVQNHKSRGNEEASRSAHLFFYLADEDGNTLNLGGDTLDSHENPLLASGSRMDIGNWQLHLKSLDDLEVHYAGFKTPHIHNLSDLVQETLGLQVRKFGRLQLPDTYVDSPNILVFQISARAPFRTDVAFISGTRLESSRVEERVSSLTGTSLTNQLKEKQREFDTKFEKSFNLVDKVDSESIVAGKAAIANLLGGIGYFFGQSKIGVSGDMLPGSHDNSILYWPAELYTAVPSRPFFPRGFLWDEGFHQLLIWRWDTHISLDIIGHWLDLMNIDGWIPREQILGVEALSKVPSDFVTQLPTNGNPPALLLALRDLVHGLKKNKFTAAESDAISSFVERAFVRLEAWFQWFNTTQSGKEVGSYYWHGRDNITNRELNPKTLTSGLDDYPRASHPSEDERHVDLRCWMLLAADCLHSIAELFEKENKSAKEYSATVKLLSDFEVLNQMHYDDAYGTYLDFGNHTEKVRLVWKETMTGHNYATRELVREVLESPKLRLVPHIGPVSLFPFIGRIIPADSKVLVKQLDIISNRSILWTDFGLRSLAKTSSLYMKYNTEHDAPYWRGPIWMNMNYMILSSLYHYSRVDGPYREKARTIYDDLRGNLIRNVVKNYHKSGFFWEQYDQKNGKGKGARVFNGWTSLVLLIMAEAYSS; from the exons ATGGCCGGAACTGGAAGAAGCTCTCGGAGCAGAGTCAGCTCCTCCAGAGACGGCATTGACGGAGACGCCGTTCCTCTCCGCCCAACTCCCAATTTTCGGCCGCAGAGAGGTAGCAGAGGCAGAGGCAGAGGCAGAAATCAAACTTCAATCGGAACTTTCAACGTCGATCTCAAAGTCCTGCTAGGGCTCAGCGCGATCGCCTTCTTCGCCGTCTTGTATTTGATCATCAACCTCATGACCCATGCCGAACAAGCTCAGACGCCGAGGGTCGTCACGCCCTTCCCGGCTCCAAAGCTCATGGACCTCCCTCAG TTTCAAGGTGAGCACAAGGAGAGCTTGTATTGGGGAACATATCGCCCGAACGTTTATCTCGGAATCCGGGCTAG GACTCCCCGGTCTTTGATAGCCGGGTTAATGTGGATTGGTATAAAGGATGGGAGGTATTTCATGCGGCATGTTTGCCAAGATTCTGATGATCTGAGTAAATATGGTTGGGCACAACATGATGGGCGTAGTTTTGGACATCAAGTCATTGTTGACCAGGACTTGAACTTGGGAACAAGTTTCTTGAAATCCAAGGGTGAAGACAGTGGCTATGGCGGAGATTGGGCAGTTCAAATTGATGTGCAGAACCACAA ATCTAGAGGGAATGAGGAAGCTTCAAGAAGTGCACATCTCTTTTTCTATTTGGCCGATGAAGATGGAAATACTCTAAATTTAGGTGGAGATACCTTGGACAGTCATGAGAACCCTCTCCTTGCATCTGGTTCacggatggacattggaaatTGGCAGCTACATTTAAAATCACTG GACGATTTGGAAGTTCATTATGCTGGTTTTAAGACGCCTCATATTCACAACTTATCAGATCTTGTTCAGGAGACTCTTGGACTACAA GTAAGGAAGTTTGGTCGACTGCAGCTACCTGATACATATGTTGACTCTCCAAATATTCTAGTTTTTCAG ATTTCTGCTAGGGCTCCTTTCAGGACAGATGTTGCATTCATATCTGGAACTCGTTTGGAAAGTTCAAGAGTAGAAGAACGTGTCAGCAGCCTTACAG GTACCTCACTGACCAATCAACTGAAGGAGAAGCAAAGAGAATTTGACACAAAATTTGAGAAGAGCTTTAATCTGGTTGACAAG GTTGATTCTGAATCTATTGTTGCTGGTAAGGCTGCTATAGCAAACTTGTTGGGTGGCATTGGCTACTTCTTTGGCCAGTCAAAAATTGGCGTCTCTGGGGATATGTTA CCGGGAAGTCATGATAATTCTATCTTATATTGGCCTGCTGAGCTTTACACAGCTGTTCCAAGTCGACCGTTTTTTCCAAGGGGATTTTTGTGGGATGAAGGTTTTCATCAACTTTTGATCTG GCGTTGGGATACACATATTTCCTTGGACATCATAGGACACTGGTTAGATCTGATGAATATTGATGGATGGATTCCACGTGAGCAAATTTTAGGAGTTGAAGCTCTAAG TAAAGTCCCAAGTGATTTTGTTACTCAGCTTCCAACAAATGGAAATCCACCAGCTCTGCTTTTGGCGTTGCGTG ACCTAGTTCACGGcttaaagaaaaacaagtttACTGCTGCTGAAAGTGATGCAATATCTTCATTCGTAGAACGAGCTTTTGTTCGTCTAGAAGCATGGTTTCAATGGTTCAACACTACCCAGTCAG GGAAGGAAGTGGGCAGCTACTATTGGcatgggagagacaacataacAAATAGGgaactcaacccgaag ACGCTGACTTCCGGATTGGATGATTATCCACGTGCTTCCCATCCTAGCGAGGATGAGCGTCACGTAGATCTTAGATGCTGGATGCTACTTGCAGCAGATTGCTTGCATTCCATTGCGGAACTGTTTGAGAAGGAAAATAAGTCTGCGAAG GAATACAGTGCTACGGTTAAGTTACTATCGGATTTTGAAGTACTGAATCAG ATGCACTATGACGATGCATATGGAACATATCTTGATTTCGGAAATCATACGGAAAAG GTTCGTTTAGTTTGGAAAGAAACGATGACAGGACACAATTATGCAACTCGAGAGCTTGTACGGGAGGTATTGGAAAGCCCCAAGCTGAGACTGGTTCCTCACATTGGCCCTGTTAGTCTATTCCCCTTCATTGGAAGGATTATACCGGCT GATTCAAAGGTATTGGTAAAACAGCTAGACATTATATCAAATCGGAGTATCTTATGGACAGATTTTGGACTCCGCTCTCTTGCCAAAACAAG TTCCTTGTACATGAAATACAACACAGAGCATGATGCGCCTTACTGGAGGGGTCCAATATGGATGAACATGAATTACATGATTCTTTCGTCGCTCTATCATTACTCTCGAG TGGATGGACCGTACAGAGAAAAAGCGAGAACTATCTATGATGACTTAAGAGGCAATTTGATTAG AAACGTGGTGAAAAATTATCACAAAAGCGGGTTCTTCTGGGAACAATATGATCAGAAGAACGGCAAGGGAAAGGGCGCACGCGTATTCAATGGCTGGACATCTCTCGTGTTGTTAATCATGGCGGAAGCTTACTCTAGCTAG
- the LOC126607594 gene encoding nuclear pore complex protein NUP54-like, with the protein MFGAQSSSSPFGTPSSTPAFGTPSSTPAFGTPSSTPAFGTPSSTPSFFTPSTPAFGTPSTSAFSAGGFGGSLFSTPFSSQTQQQQQQQQTPSFQQPQSAGGFGFQAPFSTPQQPTPFPNSQLTTQMAPVAPLPFSLADRDIQAIVDAYKDEPGNPKYAFKHLLFSVTDPQFRVKPAGVSDIMWAEAMAKLEGLESTDRERLWPQLVQGFKDLSQRLKLQDEVLLSDAERLQMTQSNVKMLQRHFQADTLPWIERMRQKEQGLQRRLLRVMRILEALEGKGFRLPLMKGEAELAEKLAAVTRQLKGSGAELSRRVQNLLTISRVQENSIGGSGLGYLPGSTKIHEQSLAAMQEVLQQQTEAVARLGNVLKRDIRDMEIIMAEDMETTQNGS; encoded by the exons ATGTTCGGAGCTCAATCTTCGTCGTCCCCCTTCGGGACGCCGTCGTCGACCCCAGCGTTCGGCACGCCGTCGTCGACCCCAGCGTTCGGGACTCCGTCGTCGACCCCGGCATTCGGTACGCCATCTTCGACCCCATCGTTCTTTACTCCTTCGACCCCGGCCTTTGGAACTCCGTCGACGTCTGCATTTTCCGCCGGTGGCTTCGGCGGCTCCTTATTCAGCACTCCGTTCTCTTCTCAAACTCAGCAGCAACAGCAACAGCAGCAAACGCCGTCGTTTCAGCAGCCTCAGTCTGCTGGCGGCTTTGGGTTTCAGGCTCCGTTCTCTACGCCGCAGCAGCCGACGCCCTTCCCTAATTCTCAATTGACGACTCAGATGGCTCCTGTCGctcctctccctttctctctcgcCGATCGCGATATTCAA GCAATTGTTGATGCTTACAAGGACGAGCCTGGAAACCCTAAATATGCTTTTAAG CATTTGCTGTTTAGCGTAACTGATCCGCAGTTCAGGGTGAAGCCTGCTGGTGTATCGGAT ATAATGTGGGCAGAGGCTATGGCGAAGCTTGAAGGTCTGGAAAGTACTGATAGGGAACGCCTGTGGCCTCAGCTTGTTCAGGGTTTTAAAGATCTCTCTCAACGACTGAAG CTCCAAGATGAAGTCCTTCTTTCAGATGCTGAGAGATTGCAAATGACCCAAAGCAACGTCAAGATG CTTCAAAGGCATTTTCAAGCTGACACTCTTCCTTGGATCGAAAGAATGAGACAAAAAGAACAAGGTCTTCAAAGGCGCCTTTTGAGG GTGATGAGAATACTGGAGGCACTAGAGGGCAAGGGTTTCCGACTGCCTTTAATGAAAGGTGAAGCAGAGTTGGCTGAGAAGTTAGCTGCAGTTACAAGACAG CTGAAAGGATCAGGAGCTGAGCTTTCTAGGAGGGTGCAAAACCTATTAACCATATCCCGTGTCCAAGAGAATTCTATTGGTGGCAGTGGTTTAGGTTATCTTCCAGGATCAACCAAAATACATGAACAGAGTCTTGCTGCTATGCAAGAG GTGTTACAGCAGCAGACGGAAGCCGTTGCGAGACTCGGCAATGTTTTGAAGCGAGATATTAGGGATATGGAGATTATAATGGCCGAGGATATGGAAACAACACAGAACGGGAGCTAA
- the LOC126607595 gene encoding F-box/kelch-repeat protein At1g67480-like, translating into MPAFVSEKKRFKDPNMGLSNSVKQDTPIREKSYRSLTSLVVDDFDSPILPGLPDDIAKYCLALVPRSDFPAMGGVCKKWRYFLQSKELITVRRLAGLLEEWLYVLTTDSEGKENHWEVLDCHGHEHHVLPPMPGPMRSGFGVVVLNGKLLVVGGYSVITETTVASDDVYQYDSCLNRWGKLANMNVARYDFACAELSGMIYAVGGYGIDGSSLSSAEVYNPDTDTWTLISSIRRPRYGCFACGFEGKLYVMGGRSSFTIGNSKFVDVYDPESHTWCEMKKNGCVMVTAHAVLEKKLFCSEWKNQRKLSIYNPYDNSWEMVQIPLTGSTSIKFRFGTLDEKLLLFSLEEEPGYRTLLYDPNAAPGSEWQTSEVKMSGPCLCCVTIKV; encoded by the exons ATGCCGGCTTTTGTGAGTGAAAAGAAGAGGTTCAAAGATCCAAATATGGGCCTATCCAATTCGGTCAAGCAAGATACACCAATTCGTGAAAAAAGCTATCGCAGTTTGACTTCTCTGGTTGTAGATGATTTTGACAGCCCCATTCTGCCTGGACTGCCAGATGACATAGCAAAATATTGCCTTGCGCTTGTTCCTCGTTCAGACTTCCCTGCAATGGGTGGTGTGTGTAAGAAATGGAGGTAttttcttcaaagcaaagaactCATCACTGTGCGGCGATTAGCTGGGTTGCTTGAGGAGTGGCTCTATGTGTTGACAACCGATTCCGAAGGAAAGGAAAACCACTGGGAGGTTTTAGATTGCCATGGACATGAGCACCATGTTCTTCCTCCCATGCCTGGTCCAATGAGATCTGGGTTTGGGGTGGTGGTTCTCAATGGAAAGCTTCTTGTCGTTGGTGGATATTCTGTGATCACCGAGACCACCGTTGCATCAGACGATGTTTACCAATATGATTCTTGCCTCAACAG GTGGGGCAAATTGGCAAACATGAATGTTGCTCGATATGACTTTGCTTGTGCAGAACTAAGTGGTATGATTTACGCAGTTGGAGGATATGGTATAGATGGCAGCAGTCTATCCAGTGCCGAGGTGTACAATCCTGACACCGATACTTGGACCCTGATAAGCAGTATTCGCCGCCCCCGCTATGGCTGCTTTGCATGTGGATTTGAAGGAAAGCTGTATGTTATGGGCGGAAGGTCAAGCTTCACCATTGGTAATTCGAAGTTTGTTGATGTCTACGACCCTGAGAGTCACACCTGGTGCGAGATGAAGAAGAATGGTTGTGTCATGGTCACTGCTCATGCTGTGCTGGAAAAGAAGCTGTTCTGTTCGGAGTGGAAGAACCAGCGCAAACTTTCAATTTACAATCCCTACGACAATTCTTGGGAGATGGTACAGATTCCGTTGACAGGAAGCACAAGCATTAAGTTCCGATTTGGGACACTGGACGAGAAACTTTTGTTGTTCTCGCTCGAGGAGGAGCCTGGTTATCGTACTTTGTTGTACGATCCAAATGCAGCACCAGGATCAGAGTGGCAGACTTCTGAGGTAAAGATGTCCGGTCCGTGCTTGTGCTGTGTTACAATCAAGGTGTGA